In Arthrobacter burdickii, one DNA window encodes the following:
- the nadA gene encoding quinolinate synthase NadA, producing the protein MSVTTAIQLISRGEAGAPAAGTCSPNLARDPWAFDALPLPDYGPGASMHDAAPPATPRQGELPEVYRTAPAEELDRRILAARKTLGDSVVVLGHFYQRDEVVKYADFVGDSYQLARAATERSAAEAIIFCGVHFMAETADMLSTPQQAVILPNLAAGCSMADMADIDSVSECWDQLTELFGSEPDASGRQPVIPVTYMNSSAALKGFCGEHGGIVCTSSNAAAVLEWAFERGQRVLFFPDQHLGRNTAKAMGVPLEQMPMWNPRKAWGGTDEQTLRDSRVILWHGFCSVHKRFTVAQIEKARADFPGVRVIVHPECPMPVVDAADESGSTDYIRKAIDAAAPGSTFAIGTEINMVNRLAAQYPEHTIFCLDPVICPCSTMYRIHPGYLAWVLEGLVEGRVLNRISVPDSVAEPARVALNRMLAVQP; encoded by the coding sequence TTGTCCGTCACCACAGCCATCCAGCTCATCTCACGCGGCGAGGCAGGGGCCCCCGCGGCGGGGACCTGCTCGCCGAACCTCGCGCGTGATCCCTGGGCCTTCGACGCCCTTCCCCTGCCCGACTACGGGCCCGGCGCCTCGATGCACGACGCCGCCCCTCCCGCCACCCCACGCCAGGGCGAACTGCCCGAGGTGTACCGGACGGCTCCTGCGGAGGAACTCGACCGACGGATCCTCGCAGCCAGGAAAACACTCGGGGACTCCGTGGTCGTCCTCGGCCACTTCTACCAGCGCGACGAGGTCGTGAAGTACGCGGACTTCGTGGGCGACAGCTACCAGCTGGCCCGCGCTGCCACCGAGCGCAGCGCCGCGGAGGCCATCATCTTCTGCGGCGTCCACTTCATGGCGGAGACGGCGGACATGCTCTCCACGCCGCAGCAGGCCGTCATCCTCCCCAATCTCGCCGCCGGCTGCTCCATGGCCGACATGGCCGACATCGACTCGGTGTCGGAGTGCTGGGACCAGCTGACGGAGCTCTTCGGTTCGGAGCCCGACGCCAGCGGCCGGCAGCCCGTCATCCCCGTGACCTACATGAACTCCTCCGCGGCGCTGAAGGGATTCTGCGGTGAGCACGGCGGGATCGTCTGCACGTCGTCGAACGCCGCCGCGGTGCTGGAATGGGCGTTCGAGCGCGGCCAGCGCGTCCTGTTCTTCCCGGATCAGCACCTGGGTCGCAATACGGCGAAAGCCATGGGCGTGCCGCTCGAGCAGATGCCGATGTGGAACCCGCGCAAGGCCTGGGGAGGGACGGACGAGCAGACCCTGCGCGACTCCCGGGTGATCCTGTGGCACGGCTTCTGCTCGGTCCACAAGCGCTTCACCGTCGCGCAGATCGAGAAGGCCCGGGCCGACTTCCCGGGTGTACGGGTGATCGTGCACCCCGAGTGCCCGATGCCCGTGGTCGACGCCGCGGACGAATCCGGGTCCACCGACTACATCCGGAAGGCGATCGACGCCGCCGCCCCGGGCAGCACCTTCGCGATCGGCACGGAGATCAACATGGTGAACCGGCTCGCCGCCCAGTATCCGGAGCACACCATCTTCTGCCTCGACCCCGTCATCTGCCCGTGTTCGACGATGTACCGCATCCACCCGGGCTACCTCGCCTGGGTGCTGGAGGGGCTCGTCGAAGGCCGGGTACTCAACCGGATCAGCGTGCCGGACAGCGTGGCGGAGCCCGCCCGCGTGGCCCTGAACCGGATGCTCGCGGTCCAGCCGTGA
- the nadB gene encoding L-aspartate oxidase — translation MTTAPPVPQDVRADCPSRRVVVVGAGIAGLQTALVLRRRDPRCDVVLVSKAALAESNTRYAQGGIAAVLPDAADAAAPVDAAGPGPGAPQDSVEAHIADTLAAGAGLADPDAVEVLCRGAADGIDALQRAGVVFDRAPGRDSLPARGREAAHSAARILHLGGDATGAGLVDALVGAVHADTGIRVVEHGFVGRILLDDAGRATGVEVLTDGAPHRIGADAVVLATGGAGQLFEHTTNPAIATGDGVALAWRAGAAVADLEFFQFHPTSLDVPGNPLISEAVRGEGARLVDADGRRFMPDYHPDGDLAPRDVVSRSIARHLARRPSGTADVRNRVYLDATALGATFLARRFPSLTDLTAHHGYDWSAVVVPVVPAAHYWMGGVRTDTDGRTSVPGLFAVGEVARTGVHGANRLASNSLLEGVVFGARCAAAIVHGGRVPEFDAEPLDLDVEETGTQSFTRRDLQALMSDHAGILRTGSGLAVARKHLASYRSDTDPGTANLLLCARLLVHSAAHRTGSCGAHYRSDQPETAPGRPAPSRSYVRAPEGTP, via the coding sequence GTGACGACGGCCCCTCCCGTTCCGCAGGACGTGCGAGCCGATTGCCCCTCCCGGCGGGTCGTGGTCGTCGGAGCCGGTATCGCCGGCCTGCAGACCGCGCTGGTGCTACGCCGGCGCGATCCGCGCTGCGACGTGGTCCTGGTGTCCAAGGCCGCGCTCGCCGAGAGCAACACGCGGTACGCGCAGGGCGGCATCGCTGCGGTCCTCCCGGACGCAGCGGATGCAGCCGCTCCGGTGGACGCAGCGGGCCCTGGCCCCGGTGCCCCGCAGGACTCCGTCGAGGCGCACATCGCCGATACCCTCGCTGCGGGTGCAGGCTTGGCCGACCCGGATGCGGTCGAGGTCCTCTGCCGGGGCGCGGCCGACGGCATCGACGCCCTGCAGCGGGCCGGGGTCGTCTTCGACCGCGCGCCCGGCCGGGACTCGTTGCCGGCACGCGGGCGCGAGGCCGCCCACTCCGCGGCGCGGATCCTCCACCTCGGGGGCGACGCGACCGGCGCGGGCCTCGTCGACGCACTCGTCGGCGCGGTCCACGCCGACACCGGGATCCGTGTCGTGGAGCACGGCTTCGTGGGGCGCATACTGCTCGACGACGCGGGACGCGCCACCGGCGTCGAGGTGCTGACGGACGGTGCTCCGCACCGGATCGGAGCCGACGCCGTCGTGCTGGCGACCGGAGGAGCGGGGCAGCTCTTCGAGCACACCACCAATCCGGCGATCGCCACCGGCGACGGCGTGGCCCTGGCCTGGCGGGCCGGCGCGGCAGTCGCCGACCTCGAGTTCTTCCAGTTCCACCCGACGTCCCTCGACGTCCCCGGGAACCCGCTCATCTCCGAAGCCGTGCGGGGCGAAGGCGCGCGCCTCGTCGACGCCGATGGACGCCGTTTTATGCCGGACTACCACCCGGACGGCGACCTCGCGCCACGCGACGTCGTCTCGCGCAGCATCGCACGCCATCTGGCGCGCCGGCCCTCCGGCACCGCCGACGTCCGGAACCGTGTCTACCTCGACGCGACCGCGCTCGGCGCCACGTTCCTCGCCCGGCGCTTCCCCTCCCTCACGGACCTCACCGCGCACCACGGCTACGACTGGTCGGCGGTCGTCGTGCCGGTGGTGCCGGCTGCCCACTACTGGATGGGTGGCGTGCGGACCGACACGGACGGACGCACCTCGGTCCCGGGCCTCTTCGCCGTCGGGGAGGTGGCCCGCACCGGCGTGCACGGTGCCAACCGGCTCGCCTCGAACAGCCTCCTTGAAGGCGTCGTGTTCGGCGCCCGGTGTGCGGCCGCGATCGTCCACGGAGGACGGGTGCCGGAGTTCGACGCCGAGCCCCTCGATCTCGACGTGGAGGAGACGGGCACGCAGTCCTTCACCCGCAGGGACCTGCAGGCGCTGATGTCCGACCACGCGGGAATCCTGCGCACGGGCAGCGGCCTCGCCGTCGCCCGCAAGCACCTTGCCTCCTACCGCAGCGACACCGATCCCGGGACGGCGAACCTGCTGCTGTGCGCGCGCCTGCTCGTGCACTCGGCCGCGCACCGGACCGGGTCCTGCGGAGCGCACTACCGCTCCGACCAGCCCGAAACCGCTCCCGGCCGGCCCGCCCCGAGCCGGTCCTACGTACGAGCCCCCGAAGGAACGCCATGA
- the nadC gene encoding carboxylating nicotinate-nucleotide diphosphorylase has protein sequence MTQTTSRPQRIGAGPARPPQNLVDAIVAAALAEDAPWGDITCQALIDPDLRTTAAVTAREPGVLCGTPAIEAALRLTDPRIEVTFPRADGDRFDAGDVLAEISGPAAGILTAERTALNITQRLSGIATMTRDFVDAAGTTRARIVDTRKTTPGLRVLERWAVRCGGGSNHRSSLSDAVMVKDNHLALLAVDGPAALTDALLAVRSRLPHTVHVEVEVDRLDQIEPVLAAGVDTIMLDNFSLDDLAEGVRRVGGRALVEASGNVRLDTVAAIAATGVDIISAGALTHSVRSLDLGLDFVPPSAPAGRA, from the coding sequence ATGACCCAGACCACCAGCAGGCCCCAGCGCATCGGAGCGGGTCCGGCACGACCACCGCAGAACCTCGTCGATGCCATCGTCGCCGCCGCACTGGCCGAGGACGCGCCGTGGGGCGACATCACCTGTCAGGCGCTCATCGACCCCGATCTGCGGACGACGGCGGCCGTGACGGCGCGCGAGCCCGGCGTGCTCTGCGGGACGCCGGCCATCGAGGCCGCCCTGCGGCTCACGGATCCGCGCATCGAGGTCACCTTCCCCCGGGCCGACGGAGACCGGTTCGACGCCGGCGACGTTCTCGCGGAGATCAGCGGACCGGCGGCGGGCATCCTCACGGCGGAACGGACGGCACTCAACATCACGCAGCGCCTGAGCGGGATCGCCACCATGACGCGTGACTTCGTGGACGCGGCCGGCACCACGCGTGCCCGCATCGTCGACACCCGCAAGACCACCCCGGGCCTCCGGGTCCTCGAGCGCTGGGCTGTCCGCTGCGGCGGGGGCTCGAACCACCGGTCCAGCCTGTCCGATGCCGTGATGGTGAAGGACAACCACCTGGCGCTGCTCGCCGTCGACGGGCCTGCGGCGCTCACCGACGCGCTGCTGGCGGTCCGGTCCCGGCTGCCGCACACGGTGCACGTGGAAGTCGAGGTGGACCGGCTCGACCAGATCGAGCCGGTGCTGGCCGCCGGGGTGGACACCATCATGCTGGACAACTTCTCGCTCGACGACCTCGCGGAGGGTGTGCGCCGGGTCGGCGGACGTGCACTCGTCGAAGCGAGCGGTAACGTCCGCCTCGATACGGTAGCCGCCATCGCGGCAACCGGCGTGGACATCATCTCGGCGGGGGCCCTGACGCACAGTGTGCGGTCCCTCGACCTCGGCCTGGACTTCGTTCCCCCGAGCGCGCCCGCGGGGCGGGCATGA
- a CDS encoding cysteine desulfurase family protein, whose product MIYLDAAATAPARREVLEEMWPLLTSTFGNPSSHHAYGEAAAAEFSRARSRIAALLGCRASEIIFTSGGTEADNLALKGIALASPRGRHIVASPIEHPAVLEALAYLRDFHGFRITSLPVSATGRISPAELEAALEDGTTLCTVMYANNEVGTVQDIAALAAVCRKAGVPFHSDAVQAAGWLPLDVGDLGVTALSISGHKLGTPKGIGLLYLRAGTRCEPVLHGGGQERGRRSGTENVAGAVGLARALELAQGALPAAADRARALRDAFTDSVLDAVPGAVLTGDAEHRLPNLASFCFPGVSGESVLLELERRGVVCSSGSACAAGSSEPSAVLRALGLDDETAYSAVRLSWTQDTTHADLEEAARAVVASVSAVRSLGTPAGPSALPA is encoded by the coding sequence ATGATCTATCTCGATGCCGCCGCCACGGCGCCGGCCCGGCGGGAGGTCCTGGAGGAGATGTGGCCGCTGCTGACCTCCACCTTCGGGAACCCCTCCAGCCACCACGCCTACGGTGAGGCTGCTGCGGCCGAGTTCTCCCGCGCCCGCTCGCGGATCGCTGCGCTGCTCGGCTGCAGGGCCTCGGAGATCATCTTCACCTCGGGCGGTACCGAGGCCGACAACCTCGCCCTCAAGGGCATTGCGCTGGCGTCGCCGCGGGGACGGCACATCGTCGCCAGTCCGATCGAGCACCCGGCGGTGCTGGAGGCCCTGGCCTACCTCCGGGACTTCCACGGGTTCCGCATCACGAGCCTGCCCGTGTCCGCGACCGGCAGGATCTCACCGGCCGAGCTGGAGGCCGCGCTCGAGGACGGGACGACCCTCTGCACCGTGATGTACGCCAACAACGAGGTGGGGACCGTCCAGGACATCGCCGCGCTGGCGGCAGTCTGCCGGAAGGCCGGCGTGCCCTTCCACTCCGACGCCGTGCAGGCGGCGGGGTGGCTGCCCCTCGACGTCGGGGACCTGGGCGTCACGGCGCTCAGCATCTCGGGGCACAAGCTCGGGACGCCGAAGGGCATCGGCCTGCTCTACCTCCGGGCGGGCACACGCTGCGAACCGGTACTGCACGGTGGCGGCCAGGAGCGGGGGCGCCGGTCCGGCACGGAGAACGTGGCCGGCGCCGTCGGCCTGGCGCGCGCGCTGGAACTCGCACAGGGCGCCCTGCCGGCCGCGGCCGACAGGGCCCGCGCGCTACGCGATGCGTTCACCGACTCCGTCCTGGACGCCGTGCCCGGGGCGGTCCTGACCGGTGACGCCGAGCACCGCCTCCCGAACCTCGCCTCGTTCTGCTTCCCCGGAGTCAGCGGTGAGTCCGTGCTCCTGGAACTCGAGCGCCGCGGCGTCGTGTGCTCGAGCGGGTCCGCCTGCGCGGCGGGTTCCTCCGAGCCGTCCGCCGTGCTCCGTGCCCTCGGCCTCGACGACGAAACCGCCTACAGCGCCGTGCGGCTTTCCTGGACCCAGGACACGACGCACGCGGACCTCGAGGAGGCGGCCCGCGCGGTCGTCGCGTCGGTCAGTGCCGTCCGCTCCCTGGGGACACCTGCCGGTCCGTCCGCGCTGCCCGCGTAG
- a CDS encoding oxidoreductase: MSDFSADAIGDLTGKRVVITGANSGIGLQTAVGLARKGAEVVLACRNEQRGRDAEQKVRSLTGSGRVVMRILDLASLESVRTFAAGITDPVHILVNNAGVMATPRSTTADGFELQFGTNHLGHFALTGLLLENLHDAGSARVVTLSSLAHKRGRIDFDDLQSERGYRRWGAYGQSKIANLYFMVELDRRARAAGWDLTSVAAHPGLANTNLTASMQVPAMLDVLGGFVKLMSQSDAAGALPTLYAATSPEVRGGDYYGPSGPGETRGAPRLVAPVPRVLDRDIAVRLWNRSVELTGVDYGALHPVG; this comes from the coding sequence ATGAGCGATTTTTCAGCGGACGCCATCGGCGATCTGACAGGCAAACGCGTGGTCATCACCGGCGCGAACAGCGGCATCGGACTGCAGACGGCCGTGGGACTGGCCAGGAAGGGCGCCGAGGTGGTGCTCGCCTGCCGCAACGAGCAGCGCGGCCGCGATGCCGAGCAGAAGGTACGTTCCCTGACAGGCAGCGGCCGGGTCGTCATGCGAATCCTCGACCTGGCGAGCCTCGAGTCGGTCCGGACGTTCGCGGCCGGCATCACCGATCCGGTGCACATCCTCGTGAACAATGCAGGGGTCATGGCGACGCCCAGGTCGACGACGGCCGATGGCTTCGAACTGCAGTTCGGCACCAACCACCTGGGACATTTCGCGCTGACCGGCCTGCTGCTGGAGAACCTGCACGACGCCGGGTCCGCCCGCGTGGTCACGCTCTCCAGCCTCGCGCACAAGCGAGGCCGCATCGATTTCGACGATCTCCAGTCGGAGCGCGGCTACCGCCGGTGGGGCGCGTACGGGCAGAGCAAGATCGCAAACCTGTACTTCATGGTGGAGCTCGACCGGCGTGCACGTGCCGCGGGCTGGGACCTGACGTCGGTGGCAGCCCACCCGGGCCTGGCGAACACGAACCTGACCGCGAGCATGCAGGTGCCGGCGATGCTCGACGTCCTCGGCGGGTTCGTGAAGCTGATGAGCCAGTCCGACGCCGCTGGGGCACTCCCCACCCTGTATGCGGCAACCTCGCCGGAGGTTCGGGGCGGGGACTACTACGGTCCGTCGGGCCCCGGGGAGACCCGCGGCGCTCCGCGGCTCGTCGCTCCCGTTCCGCGTGTCCTCGATCGAGACATCGCGGTGCGGCTCTGGAACCGCAGCGTCGAGCTCACGGGCGTCGACTACGGAGCCCTGCACCCCGTGGGCTGA
- a CDS encoding transglutaminase-like domain-containing protein, with protein MQRTVSADLSATTIAGTQVVLSIAVASPEAYQAVDEHLTVLVDGEPAQIRERQDRDGSRLHLLSTPRASALEVRYRATVTGSVTPAPGDDVDLVRYVRPSRYCESDRILPTAYTVLPSLQGAGLVQGVRDWVADELSYVSGSSRFTDGAVDTLLARRGVCRDYAHLVIALLRARDVPARLASVYAPGLSPMDFHAVVEAWVDGSWHLVDATGLAPRASMLRIATGRDAADTAFLSTVGGSLQLSGLSVTATVDELPLEQTGALLSLR; from the coding sequence ATGCAACGCACCGTCTCCGCCGATCTCAGTGCTACGACGATCGCGGGTACCCAGGTGGTCCTGTCGATCGCCGTCGCAAGCCCTGAGGCGTACCAGGCGGTCGACGAGCACCTGACCGTGCTGGTCGACGGTGAACCCGCGCAGATCCGTGAACGGCAGGACAGGGACGGGAGCCGGCTGCACCTGCTCAGCACGCCGCGGGCGTCGGCGCTGGAGGTGCGCTATCGGGCGACGGTGACCGGAAGCGTCACACCGGCACCAGGGGACGACGTCGACCTGGTGCGGTACGTGCGGCCCAGCCGCTACTGCGAATCGGACAGGATCCTGCCGACGGCGTATACGGTGCTGCCCAGCCTGCAGGGTGCTGGGCTCGTCCAGGGCGTCCGGGACTGGGTGGCGGACGAGCTGTCCTACGTCTCGGGTTCGTCCCGCTTCACCGACGGCGCCGTGGACACCCTCCTGGCCCGCAGGGGAGTCTGCCGCGACTACGCACACCTCGTGATTGCCCTGCTGAGGGCCCGGGATGTCCCCGCACGGCTCGCGTCCGTCTATGCGCCGGGGCTGAGCCCCATGGACTTCCACGCCGTGGTCGAGGCCTGGGTCGATGGGTCGTGGCACCTGGTGGATGCCACGGGCCTCGCGCCGCGCGCCTCGATGCTGCGCATCGCGACGGGCCGCGACGCAGCCGACACGGCCTTCCTCTCGACGGTCGGCGGGTCGCTGCAGCTGTCCGGGCTGTCCGTCACCGCGACGGTCGACGAGCTCCCGCTGGAGCAGACGGGCGCGCTCCTCTCCCTGCGCTGA
- a CDS encoding MarR family winged helix-turn-helix transcriptional regulator, protein MADHGKTAVGRTGQSSSGEGDAAAVPSVREVSEAWESLFRAQVGVMRRIRQDPVFRELPIGEYDVLFNLSRCPTGWTRLNELNNSLLISQPSLSRMVDRLEAKNLIRKRPAESDQRGVELALTDEGRALQRRIGSAHVHRIHEVLAPALDPAELEQLKALTDKLNAGLP, encoded by the coding sequence ATGGCTGACCACGGGAAGACCGCCGTCGGGCGGACAGGACAATCGTCATCGGGTGAGGGCGACGCTGCGGCGGTTCCCTCCGTCCGCGAGGTGTCGGAGGCATGGGAGTCCCTCTTCCGGGCGCAGGTGGGGGTGATGCGGCGCATCCGGCAGGATCCCGTGTTCCGTGAACTGCCCATCGGAGAATACGACGTCCTCTTCAACCTGAGCCGCTGCCCCACGGGCTGGACCCGCCTCAACGAGCTCAACAACTCCCTGCTCATCAGCCAGCCCAGCCTGAGCCGCATGGTCGACAGGCTCGAGGCGAAGAACCTCATCCGGAAGCGCCCCGCCGAGTCCGATCAGCGGGGTGTCGAACTGGCGCTGACGGACGAGGGCAGGGCGCTCCAGCGGCGCATCGGTTCCGCCCACGTGCACCGCATCCACGAGGTCCTCGCACCCGCACTGGATCCGGCGGAGCTGGAGCAGCTGAAGGCACTGACGGACAAGCTCAACGCCGGCCTGCCGTAA
- a CDS encoding efflux RND transporter permease subunit produces the protein MFRLAQLSLGNRALIALITIFASVFGVITLGSLKQELIPSLEFPQITVLSTVPGASPEYLDQQVSEPLEAALSGVEGLESSSSTSRTGVSTVSLVFVYGTNLDRARAQVDRAISTVRPGLPDDVEPQALAGSISDLPIVFMAVSSDQSLSELNGDLARLTVPRLQKIDGVRTADVSGGTAQHVAILPRDGALEDAGLTVGDLAGTLEDNGALFPVGSLEEDPRSLTIQAGSQISSLEDIEALPVLPSSEDAAPDTAAPDAPAGPGAPAAPGTPAAPAIPASPDAPSPGTPATPAPRTVVTIGQVADVSLADDEATSIARTNGIETLALAVTKVPDGDTVEISQQIVDLVPDLEAELGNAADITVVFDQAPFIERSIDDLTTEGLLGLGFAVLIILVFLLSVRSTLVTAISIPLSLLVTFIGLYVAGYSLNLLTLGALTIAIGRVVDDSIVVIENIKRHLGYGEEKREAILTAVREVAGAVTASTLTTVAVFAPIAFVGGLAGELFRPFAVTTGIALLASLAVSLTIIPVLAYWFLPRASSRRHEARHAAAATPDATGGSSPAAPSPERPSLLQRGYLPILAGTQRHPVITLLSALLVLGGTAAMIPFLPTNLLGGSGQNSFSITQTLPQGSSLGTTAEAAARTEEILADNPDVRDVQLTVGNPANAFAARFSGGASVATFTVITREDADQEALQESVRQDLDGLDDAGTFSLSSQQGGFGTSSTIDIDITAPASADLDTANSAVLDGMQGLEGAGEVTSNLSAAQPQVQIDVDRAAAVAAGLSEGQIAGLLGGSISPVPGGTVRFEAEDLPVLIGEGTPITSLGQLRDLQIPTARGPIPLTDVASVEEVQVPLSVTSSNGERTARVSITPSGDDLGTLTGAVNERLAGIDLPAGATTTVGGASSQQAESFDQLFLALWAAVAIVYVIMVATFKSLVQPLILLVSIPFAATGAIALLLITRIPLGLPSLIGMLMLVGIVVTNAIVLIDLINQYRQPRNGSPGLRVADAIREGARQRLRPILMTALATIFALTPMALGLTGEGGFISQPLAVVVIGGLVSSTALTLVLVPVLYRLIEGRREERALRRAAAADFPS, from the coding sequence TTGTTCCGTCTGGCGCAGCTCTCCCTGGGCAACAGGGCGCTCATCGCGCTCATCACGATCTTCGCTTCGGTCTTCGGGGTCATCACGCTCGGATCCCTGAAGCAGGAACTCATCCCGTCGCTCGAGTTCCCGCAGATCACGGTGCTGTCCACGGTGCCGGGAGCCTCTCCGGAGTACCTCGACCAGCAGGTGAGCGAGCCGCTGGAGGCTGCGCTGAGCGGCGTCGAGGGCCTCGAGTCGTCGTCGTCCACCTCGCGGACCGGGGTCTCGACCGTCAGCCTGGTCTTCGTGTACGGCACGAACCTGGATCGGGCACGCGCGCAGGTGGACCGGGCGATCTCGACCGTGCGCCCCGGCCTCCCGGACGACGTCGAACCCCAGGCCCTCGCCGGCAGCATCAGCGACCTGCCCATCGTCTTCATGGCGGTGTCCTCGGACCAGTCCCTCAGTGAACTGAACGGCGACCTCGCCCGGCTGACCGTTCCACGCCTGCAGAAGATCGACGGGGTGAGGACCGCGGACGTCTCCGGCGGAACGGCCCAGCATGTCGCGATCCTGCCCCGGGACGGCGCCCTGGAGGATGCGGGCCTGACGGTCGGCGACCTTGCCGGGACACTCGAGGACAACGGCGCCCTGTTCCCCGTCGGAAGCCTCGAGGAGGACCCCCGGTCCCTGACCATCCAGGCGGGCAGCCAGATCAGCTCGCTGGAGGACATCGAGGCACTCCCCGTCCTCCCCTCCTCGGAGGACGCGGCTCCCGACACAGCGGCCCCCGACGCCCCCGCGGGCCCTGGCGCCCCGGCGGCCCCTGGTACACCTGCGGCCCCAGCCATCCCGGCGAGCCCCGACGCACCGTCTCCCGGCACCCCGGCGACCCCTGCCCCCCGCACCGTCGTCACCATCGGCCAGGTCGCCGACGTCAGCCTCGCCGATGACGAGGCCACGTCGATCGCACGGACCAACGGGATCGAGACGCTCGCGCTGGCGGTGACCAAGGTGCCCGACGGCGACACCGTGGAGATCTCCCAGCAGATCGTGGACCTCGTCCCCGACCTCGAGGCCGAACTCGGCAACGCGGCCGACATCACGGTGGTGTTCGACCAGGCGCCGTTCATCGAGCGCAGTATCGACGACCTCACCACCGAGGGCCTCCTCGGACTCGGCTTCGCCGTGCTCATCATCCTCGTCTTCCTGCTGTCCGTCCGTTCGACGCTGGTCACCGCGATCTCGATCCCCCTGTCGCTGCTCGTCACCTTCATCGGGCTCTACGTGGCCGGCTACTCCCTCAACCTGCTGACGCTCGGCGCGCTGACCATCGCCATCGGACGCGTGGTGGACGACTCGATCGTCGTCATCGAGAACATCAAGCGGCACCTCGGGTACGGGGAGGAGAAGCGCGAGGCGATCCTGACGGCGGTCCGTGAGGTGGCCGGTGCCGTCACCGCCTCGACCCTCACCACGGTGGCCGTCTTCGCGCCGATCGCGTTCGTCGGCGGGCTTGCCGGGGAGCTCTTCCGGCCCTTCGCCGTCACGACGGGCATCGCACTGCTGGCATCGCTCGCCGTGTCCCTGACCATCATCCCGGTGCTCGCCTACTGGTTCCTGCCGCGGGCGTCGTCGCGACGGCACGAGGCGCGCCATGCGGCCGCCGCGACACCCGACGCAACCGGCGGGAGTTCCCCGGCAGCCCCCTCGCCCGAGCGCCCATCGCTCCTCCAGCGTGGCTACCTCCCGATCCTCGCCGGGACGCAGCGGCACCCCGTCATCACGCTCCTCAGCGCCCTGCTCGTCCTCGGCGGCACGGCGGCGATGATCCCGTTCCTTCCCACGAACCTGCTCGGCGGGTCCGGGCAGAACAGTTTCTCCATCACCCAGACCCTGCCGCAGGGCTCGAGCCTCGGGACGACCGCGGAGGCCGCCGCCCGCACGGAGGAGATCCTGGCGGACAATCCCGACGTGCGGGACGTCCAGCTGACGGTCGGCAACCCGGCGAATGCCTTCGCTGCACGCTTCTCCGGGGGCGCCTCCGTCGCGACCTTCACCGTCATCACGCGCGAGGACGCCGACCAGGAAGCACTGCAGGAGTCGGTCCGCCAGGACCTCGACGGACTCGACGACGCCGGCACCTTCTCCCTGTCGAGCCAGCAGGGCGGCTTCGGGACCTCGAGCACCATCGACATCGACATCACGGCTCCCGCCAGTGCCGACCTCGACACGGCCAACAGCGCCGTGCTCGACGGGATGCAGGGGCTCGAGGGCGCCGGTGAGGTGACGAGCAACCTGTCGGCGGCGCAGCCGCAGGTCCAGATCGACGTCGACCGCGCCGCCGCGGTAGCTGCGGGGCTGAGCGAGGGCCAGATCGCGGGACTCCTCGGCGGCAGCATCAGCCCCGTGCCAGGAGGGACGGTGCGCTTCGAGGCGGAGGACCTCCCGGTGCTGATCGGCGAAGGCACCCCGATCACGAGCCTCGGCCAGCTCCGCGACCTGCAGATCCCGACAGCGCGGGGGCCCATTCCGCTGACGGACGTCGCGTCGGTCGAGGAGGTCCAGGTGCCGCTCTCGGTGACGAGCTCCAACGGAGAGCGGACGGCCAGGGTGTCCATCACGCCGTCGGGGGACGACCTCGGCACCCTCACCGGAGCGGTCAACGAGCGCCTCGCCGGCATCGACCTGCCCGCCGGGGCGACCACGACGGTCGGTGGCGCCTCCAGCCAGCAGGCCGAGTCCTTCGACCAGCTGTTCCTGGCGCTCTGGGCCGCCGTCGCGATCGTGTACGTCATCATGGTCGCGACGTTCAAGAGCCTCGTGCAGCCCCTGATCCTGCTCGTGTCGATCCCCTTCGCCGCCACGGGCGCGATCGCGCTGCTGCTGATCACGCGGATCCCGCTCGGGCTGCCCTCCCTCATCGGGATGCTGATGCTCGTGGGCATCGTCGTCACCAACGCGATCGTGCTGATCGACCTGATCAACCAGTACCGGCAGCCGCGCAACGGCTCCCCGGGCCTGCGCGTCGCGGACGCCATCCGCGAGGGTGCACGCCAGCGGCTCCGCCCGATCCTCATGACCGCGCTGGCGACCATCTTCGCGCTGACCCCGATGGCCCTCGGCCTGACCGGCGAAGGCGGTTTCATCTCGCAGCCGCTGGCCGTCGTGGTGATCGGCGGACTTGTCTCGTCCACAGCGCTCACGCTCGTCCTCGTCCCGGTCCTGTACCGGCTGATCGAGGGCCGTCGCGAAGAGCGCGCCCTGCGCAGGGCGGCGGCGGCTGACTTCCCGTCCTGA